Proteins encoded by one window of Brevibacterium atlanticum:
- the phnE gene encoding phosphonate ABC transporter, permease protein PhnE: protein MSLVLDHAAHAVTEPRRPRPAGKSVLAAIALIGLAAAGAWSVWSIGIDPGTIASSFDNAVGFFSRIVPLDFPAFGETVSLVVETLAIVFLATLLSVVLSVPVALAAAHPTRTGRGSQWTARTLIVLARAIPDLVLAIVFLRMFGLGATAGIIAMGIHSVGMIGKLYADAIEELDDGPRESIEALGGSRSQQILTAIPQKLMPQLIATALHRFDINLRTSVLLGYVGVGGIGLAIADSLRTLDYQRGMALAVIVLGLCILIELVSGSIRAALMASTGATITGGTWVDRMFNRGRKTGAGDLVLTPPWTVARFRRFASAAVLIVLTIAALWRVDISGSALVAGLFDLPHTLSLFFPPATGGTLSDLLGQLLVTVQIALAATFIGAIIAVPIGILAAHNVVANRAVHQAFRILIVIVRGIPELILAIIFVVISGLGAVAGTLALSIGAIGLLSKLIADSLEETDVDVQEAVRATGASETQVFFSATLRQAAPAFVAHIMYLLDTNIRSATLLGVVGAGGIGFLLLNASRVNQFDVVTTVLILMVAVVLVVEALSMWLRRAVR, encoded by the coding sequence ATGAGTCTCGTCCTCGATCATGCGGCTCATGCCGTCACCGAACCCCGACGACCGCGCCCGGCGGGCAAGTCGGTCCTCGCCGCCATCGCCCTCATCGGTCTCGCCGCCGCCGGCGCCTGGTCGGTGTGGTCGATCGGCATCGATCCGGGCACGATCGCCTCATCGTTCGACAATGCGGTCGGGTTCTTCTCCCGCATCGTTCCCCTCGACTTCCCTGCGTTCGGCGAGACCGTCTCGCTCGTCGTCGAAACGCTGGCGATCGTGTTCCTCGCGACCCTGCTCTCGGTCGTCCTCTCCGTGCCCGTGGCTCTGGCCGCAGCTCACCCGACCCGAACGGGCCGAGGCTCGCAGTGGACGGCGCGGACGCTCATCGTCCTCGCCCGCGCGATCCCCGACCTCGTGCTCGCCATCGTCTTCCTGCGGATGTTCGGCCTCGGGGCCACCGCGGGTATCATCGCCATGGGCATCCACTCGGTGGGCATGATCGGCAAGCTCTATGCCGATGCCATCGAGGAGCTCGACGACGGTCCGCGCGAATCGATCGAAGCGCTCGGCGGCAGCCGGTCCCAGCAGATCCTCACCGCGATCCCGCAGAAGCTCATGCCGCAGCTCATCGCCACGGCCCTGCACCGCTTCGACATCAACCTGCGCACCTCGGTGCTGCTCGGCTATGTCGGCGTCGGCGGCATCGGACTGGCGATCGCCGACTCGCTGCGGACCCTGGACTATCAGCGGGGGATGGCCCTCGCGGTGATCGTCCTTGGCCTGTGCATCCTCATCGAACTCGTCTCCGGGTCCATCCGTGCCGCGCTCATGGCCTCCACTGGAGCCACGATCACCGGCGGCACCTGGGTCGACAGGATGTTCAACCGGGGTCGAAAGACCGGGGCGGGCGATCTCGTGCTCACCCCACCGTGGACCGTGGCACGGTTCCGTCGCTTCGCCTCGGCGGCGGTGCTAATCGTCCTCACGATCGCGGCGCTGTGGAGAGTGGACATCTCCGGGTCCGCCCTGGTCGCGGGCCTGTTCGACCTGCCGCACACGCTGTCATTGTTCTTCCCGCCGGCGACCGGCGGAACGCTGTCCGACCTGCTCGGGCAGCTGCTCGTCACCGTACAGATCGCCTTGGCCGCGACGTTCATCGGTGCGATCATCGCCGTGCCTATCGGCATCCTCGCCGCGCACAACGTCGTGGCCAATCGAGCCGTGCACCAGGCGTTTCGAATCCTCATCGTCATCGTCCGCGGCATTCCCGAGCTCATCCTCGCGATCATCTTCGTCGTCATCTCCGGGCTCGGCGCGGTGGCCGGGACCCTGGCCCTGTCCATCGGGGCGATCGGACTGCTCTCGAAGCTCATCGCCGACTCGCTCGAAGAGACCGACGTGGATGTCCAGGAGGCGGTGCGCGCCACCGGAGCCAGCGAAACCCAGGTGTTCTTCTCAGCGACCCTGCGACAGGCGGCACCGGCATTCGTCGCCCACATCATGTACCTGCTCGACACGAACATCCGCTCGGCCACGCTGCTCGGCGTCGTCGGCGCCGGAGGCATCGGATTCCTGTTGCTCAACGCCTCGCGGGTCAACCAGTTCGACGTCGTGACCACGGTGCTCATCCTCATGGTCGCCGTCGTCCTCGTCGTCGAAGCCCTGTCCATGTGGCTGCGCCGAGCCGTGCGCTGA
- the phnC gene encoding phosphonate ABC transporter ATP-binding protein — protein sequence MITHTKHPATPGLQKEIDTLYSVQLDHVTKDFGGGVLGLDDVNLVFKNGGISVLLGLSGSGKSTLLRHINGLHAPTSGSVRVLGRDMGRQTTSGLKAIRRDIGVIFQSFNLIGPMSVLENVCAGALGSLRGPRITLMMYPKSIRREALEKLDRVGLADRAYQRADTLSGGQQQRVAIARALMQHPKVLLADEPVASLDPVSARDVIDLLRQISAEDELTVIASLHQVQLAIDFADRIIGLRTGQVVLDRATAGLSAEEASQIYSSVSGMASATGPHDGQTATTRAEEAAGVGARR from the coding sequence CACCCTCTACTCCGTCCAGCTCGACCACGTGACGAAGGATTTCGGCGGCGGGGTCCTAGGCCTCGACGACGTCAACCTCGTCTTCAAGAACGGCGGCATCTCCGTCCTCCTCGGCCTCTCCGGATCGGGCAAGTCCACCCTGCTGCGCCACATCAACGGTCTCCACGCCCCCACCTCGGGCAGTGTCCGGGTCCTCGGCCGTGACATGGGACGACAGACCACATCCGGACTCAAGGCGATCCGCCGCGACATCGGCGTCATCTTCCAGTCCTTCAACCTCATCGGTCCGATGTCCGTGCTCGAGAACGTCTGCGCCGGAGCCCTCGGCTCACTGCGCGGGCCGCGCATCACCCTGATGATGTATCCGAAATCCATCCGTCGGGAAGCGCTCGAGAAGCTCGACCGGGTCGGCCTGGCCGACCGCGCCTACCAGCGCGCGGACACCCTCTCCGGCGGTCAGCAGCAGCGCGTGGCCATCGCCCGCGCGCTCATGCAGCACCCGAAGGTGCTGCTCGCCGATGAGCCGGTCGCCTCCCTCGACCCGGTCTCCGCTCGCGACGTCATCGACCTCCTGCGGCAGATCTCCGCCGAAGATGAGCTCACCGTCATCGCCTCCCTGCACCAGGTGCAGCTGGCCATCGACTTCGCCGACCGGATCATCGGCCTGCGCACCGGCCAGGTCGTCCTCGACCGGGCGACCGCGGGGCTCAGCGCCGAGGAGGCCTCACAGATCTACTCGAGCGTGTCCGGAATGGCGTCCGCGACCGGCCCCCACGATGGACAGACCGCGACCACCCGCGCCGAGGAGGCCGCCGGGGTGGGTGCGCGCCGATGA